agaacgaggagggaCGAGGTGCGGAGTATCACTCACACACGGAGCATCTTCTACTTCTGTCTCGGCACTCAAAGCAAACAGCCGCGCTTTGTCGACTCCTTTTATGCCTCACGTTCGTTTTACTCCGATTATACACTTCAGCCTGCCCGGGTGGCCCGGAAAGAAGTGAAAGAGGAAAATGAAGTACACTCCATATCAACGCCGCAGCAATCGCATTTTTCCCTTTCagcacgcctctctccctcgagTAACAACGCAGCAAAGAGGCGCACAGACCGCCGCATCGCACGGATGCctctgccgcgctgcagcctcATCCACATCGCCGGGGATGAGCCGTCCGGCCGCTGGATCGGCCCGCGCACTGAGGGGGTTCCTCTCGTCCCTCCTTGCCCCTGCTCCCGATGCATgcggcgccaccggcgccagcCGGACCTGGGCGGACTGCGCGCCTCGATCCCACCGGGCTGCGGCCCAGGGGCACGCTCAAGGGCAGAGGCACCGGCGTCTGCCGTGAGGGtaacaggggggggggtgatcCAAGGTGCATGCCGCGTGAGCTCAGAGAGGAAGtgagccagcagcagctcacaACCCTCTGCGGCCACGTGCCCTGCCTGTATGCCGTgcttcacccccctcccgtcGTTCCAGCCCGCGGTAGTGCGCAGTACGGCGTGGAGACTCTCCACACTGGAGTCGGGAGCACCCCGCGGCGCAATTCGCGGTGCCCTCGTCATGCATCCGGCACctgtgccgcagcacccCATCCGGCTGGGTGCAGGAGACGCCGCACGCTTCGCGCGCATGCCCACTGGGGCTGGCTCGTCCGCATCGCAGCGCGCCGctcccacccaccactcGTGCACTGCTCGCCTCTGCGGGTCCTGGATGGATGCGGCACACCATGCCAGCCGCACGGGGCCTGCGCTTCAGGACCGCGTTGTTGCCTGGGGGCCTTATCCGCCATTTCCGCCGATGCCGCGGAGGGCGTGCAGGCATGGGCCGCGACAGGCGGGACGCTGCCATGAGTCTGTGCCAGCAGCGGGTGTGGCAGGCAGAGGGGCTGTGGAGAGGCACGTGCCTGGTCAGAAAGATATACtccgaggagaagaggaaaacgccGGAGAGGAAACAATTTAGAGAGACATCGCGGCTCCTACAgcagaacaaaaaaaagagtgacGCAGAAGAGCGGAGCAGAGCGGGGGACGGAACCAAAACTCATCACAATCGGTGACTACACGCAACAGCGGCAACAAACGAGGAAAAGCACCGCCATGGTGGCCAAATGAAAGGGGGCAGCAAGGAACAAAGACGAGGAAAAACACACAACGGTAGACGCCGAGACAACATCAGCAAAAAGTGAACACAAAAAAATCGAAATACacacctgcgtgtgtgggagtaGCTGAcctgtgggggggggggtagagagcGGGAGGTGACCTTTGCGGAGGTGTAAGCCATATGAACGCATGTAAACGCACACATGTGTACACAGAAATTGTCTCTTCTGAGACTCTTCTCATCCACCACAGAGGAATCGGTTTGAAGGTTTGAGAAGATGTGAAGAGGACCACAGCTGCATAGTGAGTTGTCAAGGTGAGGAGGGTGTAGTCACAGAGTGTCGCGGCTTGCCGAGAACGAATGCCGGCACTATCGTATGCGTCTTGTAGAAATAAGTTTACAACGTGAGCTCCAGACGAGGAAACGTAATAGACGTGATGAAACAGTGAGAGCGTCTATCAGTACTTCACGTGCCGGCCAACATCTTGTCATTTTTCTCCGTGCATATCTCGTGCCCTAAGGTGCCGCAGCGTAGCTGTCCCCAAGAAAGGCGCGGACAATGTCCTTCCACTCTGCACTTTCTTCCGCCGTGAGCACCCCTGGCTGCTCATGGAAGAGCCACTGCCAAACCGAAGTCACACCGTCCCGCATCTCCTCCGCGTCCGACCGCGGCACGTTGCTGGCCTCTGAGATCAGCTTGAACCCGCAGTACTGCTCCACTCGGCCCATCAGTACCGTAATCACGAGCAGCTTCAGGAGGGCTTGACGCCGTGCTGTAGCCTTCGCTTTCTGCACCATCACCAACTCATCATCAGGGCAACTGGGATCTTCACCGGACACTGAGGACTCACACGAGGAGCTGCAATTGATGTTCCGGGACGACGGCCATGACGCCGCCGTGCGTGACTCTAGCTGTTCCTTGACAGTggccagcacctcctccaccaccgtctcCACTTCGCTAAAGTCGGCGTAGTCGTCTGTATCGCTGTATGGCACGATGTCCTCCTCGTTCGGCACCTCTCCTTTCTGCTCTTGTAGGTAGTTCTCCGGCTCCACGAGAGACTCGCGGAACGCGGCGAAGGCGCCCGTCAGCCTCTCCACCACGGCATACACGTCCTCGTCAGcattcaccgccgccatgAGTTCTCGCCATTGTACACtcaagcgcagctgctcccacCGTGTGCGCGCCGTCGCCAGCTCTCTATGTAGCGCATCAATCTGCCTCTCAATATCTGTAACGTGTTGTGTCGCTTCTCGCAGTCTCTTTCGCTCCTCCTCAATGGCAGACGGAGCGATTTCGGCCTCGGTGAGCATGGGCATTGCGACTTAACAGCCTGTTCAGAAAGAGAATGAATCTGGCCACCAGCCCGGCGGCGCTTAATCTGCGCACACAGGCCCGCACGGTAAC
This Leishmania panamensis strain MHOM/PA/94/PSC-1 chromosome 29 sequence DNA region includes the following protein-coding sequences:
- a CDS encoding hypothetical protein (TriTrypDB/GeneDB-style sysID: LpmP.29.1730); protein product: MPMLTEAEIAPSAIEEERKRLREATQHVTDIERQIDALHRELATARTRWEQLRLSVQWRELMAAVNADEDVYAVVERLTGAFAAFRESLVEPENYLQEQKGEVPNEEDIVPYSDTDDYADFSEVETVVEEVLATVKEQLESRTAASWPSSRNINCSSSCESSVSGEDPSCPDDELVMVQKAKATARRQALLKLLVITVLMGRVEQYCGFKLISEASNVPRSDAEEMRDGVTSVWQWLFHEQPGVLTAEESAEWKDIVRAFLGDSYAAAP